A part of Streptomyces sp. NBC_01451 genomic DNA contains:
- a CDS encoding metallophosphoesterase, translating into MTQGAGQGPEVTRTATLRDFRVPAYVHEAGPHTDGTAPGDVTAGAADTEVQEPAESAQTLPDLEEYPDGYTPTQRDLPVINRGDTLQVTVDPAALAADGPGPLFVVGDVHGYLDELVGALQEQGLIDSAGNWSAGTARLWFLGDFTDRGPDGIGVIDLVMRLSAEAAAAGGYCKALMGNHELLLLGAKRFGDTPVNSGAGTATFQAAWLLNGGQKTDMDRLQDHHLQWMARLDAIEEVDGHLLVHSDTTAYLDYGDSIEAVNDTVRETITRNDADEVWDLFRKFTKRFSFRDEGGAEAVRSLLDTYGGARIVHGHSPIPYLVGDVGTEDDGEDNSGPNIEHPHVYADGLAIAMDGGVTMAGKLLVQELPLDL; encoded by the coding sequence ATGACTCAGGGGGCCGGTCAGGGACCCGAGGTGACGCGGACGGCGACGTTGCGCGACTTCCGGGTGCCCGCTTATGTCCATGAGGCCGGTCCGCACACTGACGGCACGGCCCCCGGGGACGTCACCGCCGGGGCGGCCGACACCGAGGTCCAGGAGCCCGCGGAGAGTGCGCAGACCCTGCCCGACCTGGAGGAATACCCCGACGGGTACACACCCACCCAACGCGACCTGCCCGTCATCAACCGCGGTGACACGCTTCAGGTGACCGTCGATCCCGCGGCCCTGGCCGCCGACGGCCCGGGGCCTCTGTTCGTCGTCGGCGACGTCCACGGCTATCTCGACGAACTGGTGGGGGCCCTCCAGGAACAGGGCCTGATCGACAGCGCGGGCAACTGGTCCGCGGGCACCGCCCGGCTCTGGTTCCTCGGCGACTTCACCGACCGCGGTCCGGACGGCATCGGCGTCATCGACCTGGTCATGCGGCTGTCCGCCGAGGCAGCCGCGGCCGGCGGCTACTGCAAGGCCCTCATGGGCAACCACGAACTGCTGCTGCTGGGCGCCAAACGGTTCGGTGACACCCCCGTCAACTCGGGCGCGGGCACGGCCACCTTCCAGGCGGCCTGGCTGCTGAACGGCGGCCAGAAGACCGACATGGACCGCCTTCAGGACCACCACCTCCAGTGGATGGCCCGTCTCGACGCGATCGAGGAGGTCGACGGCCACCTGCTCGTGCACTCGGACACCACCGCCTACCTCGACTACGGCGACTCGATCGAGGCGGTCAACGACACCGTCCGCGAGACGATCACGCGCAACGACGCGGACGAGGTGTGGGATCTGTTCCGCAAGTTCACCAAGCGCTTCTCCTTCCGCGACGAGGGCGGTGCCGAGGCCGTACGCTCCCTCCTCGATACGTACGGCGGCGCCCGCATCGTTCACGGCCACAGCCCCATCCCGTATCTGGTGGGCGACGTCGGCACCGAGGACGACGGCGAGGACAACTCGGGTCCGAACATCGAACATCCGCATGTCTACGCCGACGGACTGGCCATCGCGATGGACGGCGGCGTGACCATGGCCGGAAAACTGCTGGTCCAGGAACTTCCACTGGACCTCTGA
- a CDS encoding cytochrome ubiquinol oxidase subunit I, whose amino-acid sequence MDIALAPETLARWQFGITTVYHFLFVPLTISLAALTAGLQTAWVRTEKEKYLKATKFWGKLFLINIAMGVVTGIVQEFQFGMNWSDYSRFVGDVFGAPLAFEALIAFFFESTFIGLWIFGWDKLPKRIHLACIWMVSIGTILSAYFILAANSWMQHPVGYRINEQKGRAELTDFWLVLTQNTALTQVFHTLSAAFLTGGAFMVGIAAFHLTRKKHIDVMKTSLRLGLVTVVIGGLLTAVSGDFLGKVMFKQQPMKMAAAEALWDGESPAPFSVFAYGDVEAGHNKVAIEIPGLLSFLANDDFSSYVPGINDVNKAEQEKFGPGDYRPNIPVAYWGFRWMIGFGMTSFAIGLAGLWLTRKKFMLPQHLRVGDDEVPHLSLIPGKALGPTLTKWYWRIAILTLGFPLIANSWGWIFTEMGRQPWVVYGLFQTRDAVSPGVSQGEVLTSMIVFTALYAILAVIEVKLLVKYVKAGPPELTEADLNPPTKIGGDSQDADKPMAFSY is encoded by the coding sequence GTGGACATCGCTTTGGCGCCCGAGACTCTGGCCCGATGGCAGTTCGGCATCACCACCGTCTACCACTTCCTGTTCGTCCCGCTGACGATCTCCCTCGCCGCGCTCACCGCCGGCCTGCAGACCGCCTGGGTGCGCACAGAGAAGGAGAAGTACCTCAAGGCCACGAAGTTCTGGGGCAAGCTCTTCCTGATCAACATCGCGATGGGTGTCGTCACCGGCATCGTGCAGGAGTTCCAGTTCGGCATGAACTGGTCCGACTACTCGCGCTTCGTCGGCGATGTCTTCGGTGCCCCGCTCGCCTTCGAGGCGCTGATCGCCTTCTTCTTCGAATCCACCTTCATCGGGTTGTGGATCTTCGGCTGGGACAAGCTCCCGAAGAGGATCCACCTCGCGTGCATCTGGATGGTCTCGATCGGCACGATCCTGTCGGCGTACTTCATCCTCGCGGCCAACTCCTGGATGCAGCACCCCGTCGGCTACCGGATCAACGAGCAGAAGGGGCGCGCCGAGCTCACCGACTTCTGGCTGGTCCTCACCCAGAACACCGCGCTGACCCAGGTCTTCCACACCCTCTCCGCGGCCTTCCTCACGGGTGGCGCCTTCATGGTCGGCATCGCCGCCTTCCATCTGACCCGCAAGAAGCACATCGACGTGATGAAGACCTCGCTGCGGCTCGGCCTGGTCACCGTCGTCATCGGCGGTCTGCTCACCGCGGTCAGCGGTGACTTCCTCGGCAAGGTCATGTTCAAGCAGCAGCCGATGAAGATGGCCGCCGCCGAGGCCCTCTGGGACGGAGAGTCGCCCGCGCCCTTCTCCGTGTTCGCCTACGGCGACGTCGAGGCCGGCCACAACAAGGTCGCCATCGAGATCCCCGGCCTGCTGTCCTTCCTCGCCAACGACGACTTCAGCTCGTACGTCCCCGGCATCAACGACGTCAACAAGGCCGAACAGGAGAAGTTCGGGCCCGGCGACTACCGGCCCAACATCCCGGTCGCCTACTGGGGCTTCCGCTGGATGATCGGCTTCGGCATGACGTCCTTCGCGATCGGGCTCGCCGGACTCTGGCTGACCCGCAAGAAGTTCATGCTGCCGCAGCATCTGCGGGTCGGCGACGACGAAGTGCCGCATCTCTCGCTGATCCCCGGGAAGGCACTCGGCCCGACGCTCACCAAGTGGTACTGGCGCATCGCGATCCTCACCCTGGGCTTCCCGCTGATCGCCAACTCCTGGGGCTGGATCTTCACCGAGATGGGCCGTCAGCCGTGGGTCGTGTACGGCCTCTTCCAGACCCGGGACGCGGTCTCGCCCGGCGTCTCGCAGGGAGAGGTCCTCACCTCGATGATCGTCTTCACCGCGCTCTACGCGATCCTCGCCGTCATCGAGGTCAAGCTGCTGGTGAAGTACGTCAAGGCCGGGCCGCCCGAACTGACCGAGGCCGACCTCAACCCGCCCACGAAGATCGGCGGCGACTCCCAGGACGCCGACAAGCCGATGGCCTTCTCCTACTAG
- a CDS encoding LacI family DNA-binding transcriptional regulator, which yields MTAAGKHQVSRAETTRRASRPGRAGIRDVAAAAGVSITTVSDALNGKGRLPDVTRRHVREVADRLGYRPSAAARTLRTGKSGLIGLTVTTYGDEPFTFTEFAYFAEMARAATSAALARGYALVILPATSRHDVWSNVALDGTVVIDPSDQDPVVTELVRQGLPVVSDGRPAGSLPVTAWVDNDHEAAVLGILDHLADAGARRIGLLTGTTTDTYTHLSTTAYLNWCERVGQDPVYESYPAHDPCAGAVAADRLLARPDRPDAVYGLFDPNGTDLLAAARRYGLRVPDDLLLVCCSESTVYATTEPPITTLSLKPRRIGTAVVQLLIDAIENLDSDLPVEQVIPTELIVRTSSQRRPPRTTVSPPRSPEEG from the coding sequence ATGACAGCAGCAGGGAAGCACCAGGTGAGCCGCGCGGAGACAACCCGAAGAGCCAGTAGGCCGGGCCGAGCAGGCATCAGAGACGTGGCCGCCGCCGCCGGGGTCTCGATCACGACCGTCTCCGACGCCCTCAACGGGAAGGGCCGGCTCCCGGACGTCACCCGGCGGCATGTCCGAGAGGTCGCCGACCGACTGGGCTACCGCCCGTCGGCCGCGGCCCGAACCCTCCGTACCGGCAAGTCAGGACTGATCGGCCTGACCGTGACCACGTACGGGGATGAACCTTTCACCTTCACCGAGTTCGCGTACTTCGCGGAGATGGCGAGGGCCGCCACCTCGGCCGCGCTCGCCCGGGGCTACGCCCTGGTCATCCTCCCCGCGACCTCGCGCCACGACGTGTGGTCGAACGTCGCCCTGGACGGCACGGTCGTCATCGACCCGTCCGACCAGGACCCGGTGGTCACCGAGCTCGTCCGGCAGGGGCTGCCCGTCGTCTCCGACGGCCGCCCGGCCGGCTCGCTCCCGGTCACAGCGTGGGTCGACAACGACCACGAGGCGGCGGTACTGGGCATCCTCGACCATCTGGCCGACGCCGGCGCCCGCCGCATCGGCCTGCTGACGGGGACGACCACCGACACCTACACCCATCTCTCGACCACGGCGTACCTGAACTGGTGCGAGCGGGTCGGCCAGGACCCGGTGTACGAGTCCTACCCGGCCCACGACCCGTGCGCGGGCGCCGTGGCCGCCGACCGGCTGCTGGCCCGCCCGGACCGCCCGGACGCCGTCTACGGCCTCTTCGACCCGAACGGCACCGATCTGCTGGCCGCGGCCCGGCGCTACGGCCTGCGCGTCCCGGACGACCTTCTGCTCGTCTGCTGCAGCGAGTCCACGGTGTACGCCACCACGGAGCCGCCGATCACCACCCTCTCCCTGAAACCGCGCCGCATCGGCACGGCGGTGGTCCAGCTCCTGATCGACGCCATCGAGAACCTCGACTCCGACCTGCCGGTAGAGCAGGTGATACCGACCGAACTGATCGTGCGGACGTCCTCACAGCGCCGTCCGCCGCGCACGACGGTCAGTCCTCCGCGGTCGCCCGAGGAAGGGTGA
- the hisC gene encoding histidinol-phosphate transaminase, with protein sequence MSETSPRLRAELEGIPTYKPGRPAAAGGPVAYKLSSNENPYPPLPGVLETVTAAAGTFNRYPDMACTELMSELAERFAVPVPHVATGTGSVGVAQQLIQATSGPGDEVIYAWRSFEAYPIITQISGATSVKVPLTPGDVHDLDAMADAITDRTRLIFVCNPNNPTGTVVRRAELERFLDRVPGDVLVVLDEAYKEFVRDAEVPDGVVLYRDRPNVCVLRTFSKAYGLAGLRVGFAIAHEPVAAALRKTAVPFGVSQLAQDAAVASLRAEDALLGRVGSLVSERTRVVDGLRGQGWTVPETQANFVWLRLGERTVDFAAVCERAGVVVRPFPGEGVRVTVGETEANDVFLKTAEVFRKEL encoded by the coding sequence GTGAGCGAGACGAGCCCCAGGCTGCGCGCCGAGCTGGAGGGGATCCCCACCTACAAGCCGGGCAGGCCGGCCGCGGCCGGCGGTCCGGTGGCCTACAAACTGTCCTCGAACGAGAACCCGTACCCGCCGCTGCCCGGCGTGCTGGAGACCGTGACAGCCGCGGCGGGGACCTTCAACCGCTATCCGGACATGGCCTGTACGGAGCTGATGAGCGAGTTGGCGGAACGGTTCGCCGTGCCGGTCCCCCACGTCGCCACCGGCACCGGCTCGGTCGGTGTCGCACAGCAGCTGATCCAGGCCACCAGCGGGCCCGGCGACGAGGTGATCTACGCCTGGCGGTCCTTCGAGGCCTATCCGATCATCACGCAGATCAGCGGCGCCACGTCGGTGAAGGTCCCGCTGACGCCCGGTGATGTGCACGACCTGGACGCGATGGCGGACGCGATCACCGACCGGACCCGGCTGATCTTCGTCTGCAACCCCAACAACCCGACGGGGACGGTCGTGCGGCGGGCCGAGCTGGAGCGGTTCCTGGACCGGGTGCCCGGTGACGTGCTCGTGGTGCTCGACGAGGCGTACAAGGAGTTCGTCCGCGATGCCGAGGTGCCGGACGGGGTCGTGCTCTACCGCGACCGGCCGAACGTCTGTGTGCTGCGGACCTTCTCCAAGGCGTACGGCCTCGCCGGGCTCCGGGTCGGGTTCGCGATCGCCCACGAGCCGGTGGCGGCGGCGCTGCGCAAGACGGCGGTGCCGTTCGGGGTGAGCCAGCTCGCCCAGGACGCGGCGGTGGCCTCACTGCGGGCCGAGGACGCGCTGCTCGGGCGGGTCGGTTCACTGGTGTCCGAGCGCACGCGGGTGGTCGACGGGCTGCGCGGGCAGGGCTGGACGGTGCCCGAGACCCAGGCGAACTTCGTGTGGCTGCGGCTGGGGGAGCGCACGGTGGACTTCGCGGCGGTGTGCGAGCGGGCCGGAGTGGTCGTCCGGCCGTTCCCGGGCGAGGGGGTCCGGGTGACGGTCGGCGAGACCGAGGCGAACGACGTCTTCCTGAAGACGGCGGAGGTGTTCCGCAAGGAGCTCTAG